GTGGGTGAGAGTTCGAGTCAAATTTAGGCATGATAAAAGGTGTGAGATCGTAGCCTCAAAGACATTCCTACCAGCTTTTGAGATTGCATTGGCAAAGAAAGCTCGAGTCAAATTTAGGCATGATAAAAGGTGTGAGATCGTAGCCTCAAAGACATTCCTACCAGCTTTTGAGATTGCACTGGCAAAGAAAGCTCCAACGGCTGACCTCTTTGGATTCTCCAGTGACTCCCTTCAATGGAATGTTGATTTATCCAGAGCAGCACAAGATCGGGAAGAGGATGCCATTACTtagttttttttactttattgtaCTCTACAAGAGTGACAATTGGAACTGTAGATGATCATTTGGAGCCTCTCTACGAAAGGAAGATGTACTCTCGATCATCCTATCAGACCATTAATAGCTAAGGCATGAATACCTTTCTGTGGAGGAATATATGGAAGACTAAGGGTATGTCAAGGACTTTATGGATTCATGGCTTGTTTCTAGAAGACTAGTGGATTTTATAGCAAGTTGGAGAGGCCTCCATGGCAACCCACAAGTGGCAACATATGGAAGATAGCTCCTATACGTCTATGTTGGTGCATTTAGggagagagaaatgatagaagctTTGAAGATCGCAAGCAGACAATGGATGAGCTGAaagctttctttttcaaaaccttGTTCCTTTGGGCAGTGGTGATAGTATGGACTTTGtttatgattttcttatttcaaaTGTAAATCCTAGTTAGGTGTTACTCCTGTATAActctagtgtacttgggctatgcctattaattattcataaaatttcgTGTTTCCCTACAACAAAaactattaataattaattgaagAAAAGTTTAGATTGTGACAAAAGAGAACAAAACACAAACCCACATCTTCCCAAACCGCAATCAAATCAATGCTGAGGAAAAACCTGTATGGGGTCATCCTTCAAGATAGTCTACTATGCATTATAAACAACTCGATATTCAGGGTTTTTGCACCCCCaccctcctttttctttcttttgttttcaagATTCAAACCTGAGATGTCCCCAAGCAAACCCCATCCCTTAACGCCTAAGCCAACATGTGGAAGCACTTTTTTACTGTTGCCCCGTGTATATTCCTGTGTATCAATACTCATTGAGAGTATGAAAAAACTATTCTCATCAACAACCAGGGCAAATTGACTCCAGAGTTTGTCTGCCTTATGTTTTCATCATGCAACTTCTTTAGGTGCATGGTCACTGACAGAATCAATTCATAAAAATGATGCAATTGCAATATAAATGTAACTAGAAGATATGACAAAGCAATGAGGTACAAGTGGCTCCATCCAAAGAGACCACAAAAATGGGGTTTTATTTCTTTGGAGCGGTGGGTTGGAAGGTACTGGCTCTGACTAAAGTATTTGTTTGTGTGCACGTGTATGATGAATAGTGAATGGTCACATTCAAGTCCTTTTGCATAAATCAGAAACGAATAAACGTTcactctttttttataagtagaagaGAACAAACATTAATCCATATCACACAAAACAGAACAGAATAAACAGCAATAACCACTACTCCATATCCAATTTGCATGACATTAATCCATATCAGATTTGCATCTGTGGGTGCTGGGCCATATCCAGACATCAATCAAACTGACCAAAATTCAGAAAACACCATCCTATTCCATTATTCATGGCTCGAAAATCAAGAAACTTCCATCACATACCTCCTGTTGCAGATTCCTATCAGTCCACTCCTTCAGTCTGTCCACTCTTGTCTCTATCCATGACTTTACCAGATTGGCAATTACAGCTTCAGCCTCATAAGGAGGCATCTCTCGTATAATGGACTTCCCACCATCCTCGCTGTCCACAGCATCTTCAACTGCAATCTGCACAAGATCTTTCTCCAATTTGTCAGCAGCCCTCAGGACTTCTATCGCATCAGGAGTCAACTCACTAACACCCGTAATAAATTGCTTCAGCTCATTTCCATAGCAAGAATGAAGGGTAGCTACAGCAACACCTGCTGCAAAGGGGTGCCACCTCTTCATTATTGGACTAAAAATCTCTTTCTCATTTAGAGCAAGTTTGCTAGTGTCTTGTGCAAGGATGGAAAGGGCAGGAAGAGAACCCTTCTGGTTCTTAGATCTATGTTTGCTCGAGTTCACCTTCTCCACTTTCTGCCTTAAGACAGAGCAATCAGAACCTCGAGTCATATCTCCATAAGCAAAACTAAGAAGCGAGACTGTTAAAATAGATATAAAGGTTTCGAACATAAACTGGGGAAAAAATAAAGGGGATTCTGTACAGCCAAACGGTaactaaaggaaaaaaaatagtcacttgaaaaaaatgtatatagtTCAAATTGCATTTTTTAGACTTTATGGACTCGAACATGGGGAATATATATTCCTAACAGTCACACATGTTTTGTATTCCTATAGGCTAAGCACAGCCATAAAGTTATTCGACCACACAACTTTTACAAAAGTACATAAGCTTCTCACCAAGAACTTCACTTCTAATTATCCATCCATACTTTTGTCACAGAGAGAAATTTGAGGTCAGATTGattcataatatataaataagaaaactaTCTTGAAATGCCAATTGGCTAACAACAATTGAGAAGTAGAAGGAATACAAGGGATGTTAGATTGAAGATTCAAGTAAAGGACAGAAAATGCTATCATAGGATTACAGGAGAATGGGGATtctcacaaaatttttatcgTACATGAATAATCCGATTGGATAACATCTCACAAAAAGGTTGGAAATGGTCATAAATGTCTTAAATTATTGCAAAGAAGAAtacaaaattgtaatgatgaatcAAGTTCCACATTATAAATATGAGAACCCCAGATAATTCATTTTCCGGAGTGAAAGATCTTTCAAGGATTCACCAACCGATCAGTTTTAATTGACGGTACCTGTCAATAGCCTACCATATACATCTCAAGATCAAATGGTTTGTACATCTGTTTCATCTTGCATGCATAGTCATATTTAGGGAGATGATTCTAAAGAAACTTGCCTGAGCAAAAGAAGTGCGAAGTGATGATCTTATATAAGTTTCAACCCTTTCACATGTGACACTAACTTCTTTCCTGTTCCTACGATACTCATAAGAGACATCTTCCACCAATATTTTTGCTGATAATAACCCTAGAGAGACAACACTTTGCATTGATTCAACATTACCGCTGTGGAAATTGTCATGGTAAGCAAGAAGCCGCTTCTCCGCCCAGCCTAATATCACACTCAATATAGAACTCAAAATCTTTGACGAAACAGGATCTCTGATTTTAATGGCATCCTTTTCAACTTCAATCAATAGATTATTGGATGCAAACAGCAGGTCATTTTCCACTTGGCCAGTTGCAACATAACGGTGGAATAAAACCCACAAGAAACAAAGATTATGCAGCATTTGGTTCAAACCAAGGATTACCCAGGTCTTCTTAATGAGTTCCAAAACCTCATCAACCTCTTCAATAATAGATGTATCTTCATTTATATCAAAAGATGCCTCTAACAGCATTTTGTAGAGCCTGAGGTTCAATGGAAACCCATCCGCCCAATGACATGTCTCAGTTGCAGACCCGTCAAATGATCTGCAAGCAAGAGACATAACACTACTACGCAAGACTTGCATTGCTTCGTTGTGTTTTCCAGTTTCTAGGGGCTTCTCTGCGGCCCCACGAATAATCTGCTGGAGCCGTCGTGAGTCAGAGTTAGTCTTCTCTAGCGGCAGGTGAGGATGCAGGAGAAGTCCTGCTTCCAGAACCTTCAAATTTTTCCTTTGCCAAGCCGCATATTCTTGCTGACTTGGGAAATCGGAAGACTTGAACTGCTGTAATAGCTCGAGTGGTAAAACCACCGACTCCATTCGTCTTCCAAGCTGATTCATGAAATAGCACTCCAATTTTTTAGTGTACCTGATTAAAATCATACGAAAAACGGAAAAACTATGGATTCTAAAGAAAATGTTTGCTGCAATGGTCCTTGCATTAAATATACTCCCCAAGAATATCGATTGAATATAACAGTGCAAAATTACAGGACAGTAATGAATACAAAcgggtccaaaatttttattcatgctCCCAAAGAAGTTCAAAGACCATAAATATAATCCGGACTTGAGTTCTCTCTTTTTCatactatatatagaaaagaatgagaaacagttcaattcttttttttttttttctgccttTAATTCCCCTCAACTTTCTCCGCTTCCCAAGGGAAGCCAAATCAtaaaactaataaataaatcaaacatcCCAAATTCATATTGTGAACAAAAAGGCCAAAgctagtttattattattattatttatcaccTGCCCAGCAGCGATCCTCAGAAGAGCTCTCCTAATTCTCGAATCGGTTTGCTCTGAAACCCTCATCTGGACCCTCATAAGCTCCCCAACCGTGACCGCCTTCTTCCCTCGCCCTTGACTCACCGAGTCACCGCCACCGACCCTCCTCTTTGAAGCCGACGACGTTTTCAGCCCCAGAGCCTTCTTCACCCGGCTGGCCGTGGACGAAGTCAGCGACCTCTGCAGCGAAGCCGAATGCGAGATCGCAGGAGCCCGTTCGGTTTTCTCCGACTGCGGGATGTAGGTCAACGGCCGCGTACCGGTGCTCCGACACGCGGCGACGAGGATCTCATAAGCAGTTTCTCGGAGCTCGGAGTCCGAAAGATTCGAGCCCGGGTCGTCGAACGGGGAGGGCAGGCCTTCGACCGGGTATACGGGCTGCTGCTGCGGCATGGGGCTCTGATACTGGCTATGTCTTTTGGAGGATCCCAAAGCCATGTCCCTGAAAATACTGGACATTGTTGGCACGCCCCGTGGGTCTCACTCTTGTGCGTTTGTGTCAGCGCGCTTTTTGGGTATTCGAGAGATCAGAACAAAAAAAGAGTACGAAAGAGAGGGGGAGAGGGGGTTGTATAAGTTCTTCTGTTATTCTTGCTTGACTTTCAAGGAAGTCATGATGGCGTGACAAAAGAAGCAGAGGGTGGAGACTGGAATTTTACATAAAGGGAACAAAAGTGTGACAACCATATTCGTGTTTGCGCTTTTGCTTTCAGATTTGAGAAGAGAAGGAATTTctgtgcgagagagagagagacagagagataaGAGAGCGGGGGGGCCCGGGGGGAACTtgggaatgaaagaaaaagtcggTTGGTGGGTACTGAAGATGCAGtgaaagagatagagagagagagagagagagagagagagagaagttgaaGTTTGTAGATAGAATAAAGGAGTCGGATATATGAATATTGAATTTGAGGTGATTGAGATGCGAGAGATGTATCGCTATTCCTTCCATTTGGCCTGAACTGAACAAGCATG
This is a stretch of genomic DNA from Carya illinoinensis cultivar Pawnee chromosome 3, C.illinoinensisPawnee_v1, whole genome shotgun sequence. It encodes these proteins:
- the LOC122304762 gene encoding protein unc-13 homolog, which gives rise to MSSIFRDMALGSSKRHSQYQSPMPQQQPVYPVEGLPSPFDDPGSNLSDSELRETAYEILVAACRSTGTRPLTYIPQSEKTERAPAISHSASLQRSLTSSTASRVKKALGLKTSSASKRRVGGGDSVSQGRGKKAVTVGELMRVQMRVSEQTDSRIRRALLRIAAGQLGRRMESVVLPLELLQQFKSSDFPSQQEYAAWQRKNLKVLEAGLLLHPHLPLEKTNSDSRRLQQIIRGAAEKPLETGKHNEAMQVLRSSVMSLACRSFDGSATETCHWADGFPLNLRLYKMLLEASFDINEDTSIIEEVDEVLELIKKTWVILGLNQMLHNLCFLWVLFHRYVATGQVENDLLFASNNLLIEVEKDAIKIRDPVSSKILSSILSVILGWAEKRLLAYHDNFHSGNVESMQSVVSLGLLSAKILVEDVSYEYRRNRKEVSVTCERVETYIRSSLRTSFAQKVEKVNSSKHRSKNQKGSLPALSILAQDTSKLALNEKEIFSPIMKRWHPFAAGVAVATLHSCYGNELKQFITGVSELTPDAIEVLRAADKLEKDLVQIAVEDAVDSEDGGKSIIREMPPYEAEAVIANLVKSWIETRVDRLKEWTDRNLQQEVWNPQANKERCAPSAVEVLRIIDETLEAYFLLPIPMHPVLLPELMAGFDRCLQHYILKAKSGCGTRSTYVPSMPALTRCSTGSKFHGVFKKKEKSQITQKRQVGTSNGDNTFGIPQLCVRLNTLQQIRTELGVLEKRVLADLENAECTLIYDIANGMGKRFDLSATACVEGIQQLCEAIAYKIIFHNLNHVLWDGLYVGEVYSCRIEPFLEEVEQYLEIISSTVHDRVRTRVITDIMKASFDGFLLVLLAGGPSRAFTQKDSEIIKEDFKLLTDLFWSNGDGLPADLIDKVSTTVKNILPLLGTDTESLIEQFKHLILRSFGSANSKLPLPPTSAQWDPTEPNTILRVLCYRNDEMAAKFLKKTYNLPKKL